In Saprospiraceae bacterium, a genomic segment contains:
- a CDS encoding T9SS type A sorting domain-containing protein produces the protein MKTILTIVFINLIFILNLSSQKYDFKWLMGQSFADNPYDTGWGCAIMDFDTPDGNPIFYEEKYKLIDFLASSANICDINGNYLFACNGGYVEGPNDSLMLNGDDLGNDIKYPELGVVGSQNTLILPDLENSNSYFLFNKIFYYFENYGLSIKSLEHSIVDMKRNKNNGELISRRNLTLSDTLDSASLIATKHANGKDWWIIISEDTKVGYYIFFLSGRVVKLHNYFNFKIKKSRGESGQTFFSQCGNYIATAAGDGLLNRYNLFFMKFNRCSGEIEYFQKKFVPFQKIIWDAGCAFSPDSKYLYYATLDTLYQFPIVGDSLGDREIAGIYDGFREDIGGNFMNSTEFGPMQFAPDGKIYFQEIGLQSRSMHVIHNPNEDHENCNFKQHDIYSPTIKMCLPNFPNYRLGPIDGSICDSLGIDNVPRCHWRYNQDSTDFLNFYFTDLSAYEVEEWYWDFGDPASPGNKSREVNPIHRFSALGVYEVCLIVKNKNDADTLCRTVRIGVVSNKDEFITDIEIQSWPNPFSHTMVINILDYNPQNMLIDITDIHGNRVHSQKAKQGSHLIDTKDWLPGVYLVRVYERDELWFVKKMVKI, from the coding sequence ATGAAAACTATATTAACAATTGTATTTATCAACCTAATATTTATTTTAAACTTATCATCTCAAAAATATGATTTTAAATGGTTGATGGGTCAAAGTTTTGCTGATAATCCTTACGACACAGGTTGGGGTTGCGCTATCATGGATTTTGATACGCCAGATGGCAATCCAATATTCTATGAAGAAAAATATAAGCTAATTGATTTTTTAGCAAGCAGTGCAAATATTTGCGATATAAATGGAAATTACTTATTTGCATGCAATGGAGGTTATGTAGAAGGTCCAAATGACAGTTTAATGTTAAATGGAGATGATTTGGGCAATGATATTAAATATCCTGAGTTAGGGGTCGTTGGTTCGCAGAATACATTAATACTTCCAGACCTTGAAAATAGCAATTCGTATTTTCTTTTCAATAAGATATTTTATTATTTTGAAAATTATGGATTAAGCATTAAGAGTTTAGAACATTCCATTGTTGATATGAAAAGAAATAAAAATAATGGCGAGTTAATATCACGAAGAAACCTGACATTAAGTGACACTTTAGATAGTGCTTCATTAATTGCGACTAAACATGCAAACGGTAAAGATTGGTGGATAATAATTTCAGAAGACACAAAAGTTGGGTATTATATATTTTTTTTAAGTGGCCGAGTAGTTAAACTTCATAACTACTTCAACTTTAAGATTAAAAAATCTCGTGGAGAATCCGGCCAAACATTCTTCTCCCAATGCGGAAATTATATAGCTACTGCAGCAGGTGACGGGTTATTAAATAGATACAATTTATTTTTTATGAAATTCAATAGGTGCAGCGGTGAAATAGAGTATTTTCAGAAAAAATTTGTTCCTTTTCAAAAAATTATCTGGGATGCTGGCTGTGCCTTTTCACCAGATAGCAAATATTTATATTATGCCACTTTGGACACTTTATATCAATTTCCAATTGTTGGAGACAGTTTGGGAGATAGGGAAATAGCAGGCATTTACGATGGTTTCAGAGAAGACATTGGGGGAAACTTTATGAACTCTACAGAATTTGGGCCCATGCAATTTGCTCCCGATGGCAAGATATATTTTCAAGAAATAGGTCTACAGTCCAGATCCATGCACGTCATTCATAATCCCAATGAAGACCATGAGAATTGCAATTTCAAACAGCATGATATATACTCGCCAACGATTAAAATGTGCCTCCCCAATTTCCCAAATTACCGATTAGGGCCTATTGATGGCAGTATCTGCGACAGTTTGGGTATAGACAATGTGCCTCGGTGTCACTGGAGGTACAATCAGGACAGTACAGACTTCCTAAACTTTTACTTTACCGATCTGAGTGCCTATGAAGTGGAAGAATGGTATTGGGATTTTGGAGATCCTGCCAGTCCAGGCAACAAAAGCAGGGAAGTTAATCCCATTCATCGTTTTTCAGCACTTGGCGTTTACGAAGTATGTCTCATTGTAAAAAACAAGAATGACGCTGATACGCTTTGTCGAACGGTCCGCATTGGAGTTGTTAGCAATAAAGATGAGTTTATCACTGACATAGAAATTCAAAGCTGGCCCAACCCTTTTAGCCATACGATGGTGATCAATATTCTTGATTACAATCCACAAAATATGCTCATTGATATTACAGACATTCATGGCAATAGGGTACATAGCCAGAAAGCCAAACAGGGCAGTCATTTAATTGATACTAAAGATTGGCTACCCGGTGTGTATTTGGTCCGGGTTTATGAAAGGGATGAATTGTGGTTTGTTAAGAAGATGGTCAAGATTTAG
- the metG gene encoding methionine--tRNA ligase codes for MIHYKRHLVTAALPYANGPLHVGHLCGAYLPADVYVRFQRLLGKDMVFICGSDEHGAAITMRALKEKKTAQEIIDTYHSQFVETFKRIGISFNYYHRTSAKLHHETSQEFFLELYKKGAFEELESEQYYDPVAKQFLADRYITGTCPKCGNTNAYGDQCEQCGSSLNPMDLISPKSVLTGETPEIKKTKHWYLPLQQHESWLKSFIEEGTLDGAYHHDPDAWKNHVIGQCKSWLDGGLQSRAMTRDLDWGVDVPHEIAGSEGKKLYVWMDAPIGYISSTKQWAAENNKDWKEYWQDPETELIHFIGKDNIVFHCIIFPAILRSHGGFNLPANVPANQFMNLEGDKISTSRNWAVWVHEFLDELPGYEDSLRYYLVKNMPEQKDSEFTWKGFQDAHNNELVNNLSNFIHRVLSLTHKYYGGQVPDFDPDQSIEGVAGDELGGFHDAEMIYLFDKIQELTQFIREYDFRSALKELMEISTAGNQLLQNNEPWKLQKTDPDTVQVVMNLSLQYVVALSVILHPFMPFAASRLRKMMNLPELQEENELNILLDNLAEGGFLIESGHQINEAQYLFSKIEDESIQKQIDKLHQSKITSEPQATVEINTSYQPLKPHVSYDDFTKMDLRTAKIVHAEKVAKADKLLKLELDLGFEKRTVVSGIALHYKPEEIIGRQVLLLANLAPRPLKGIESNGMILMAENSEGKLTFVSADAFAATGSIVK; via the coding sequence ATGATTCATTATAAAAGACATCTGGTTACTGCAGCTCTTCCTTATGCGAACGGTCCGCTGCATGTGGGTCACCTCTGCGGTGCATACCTGCCAGCTGATGTTTACGTTCGTTTTCAAAGACTCTTAGGAAAAGACATGGTCTTTATCTGTGGTTCGGATGAACACGGTGCAGCTATTACCATGAGGGCTCTCAAAGAAAAAAAGACTGCACAGGAAATCATAGACACCTATCATTCTCAGTTTGTTGAGACGTTTAAAAGGATCGGCATTTCATTCAACTATTATCACCGTACTTCTGCAAAATTGCACCACGAAACCTCCCAGGAATTTTTTTTGGAACTCTATAAAAAAGGGGCTTTTGAAGAACTGGAATCCGAACAATACTATGATCCTGTCGCCAAACAATTCCTGGCCGACCGCTACATCACGGGTACTTGTCCGAAATGTGGAAACACAAACGCCTATGGGGATCAGTGCGAACAATGCGGTAGCAGCTTAAATCCCATGGACCTCATTTCTCCTAAAAGTGTACTCACCGGAGAAACACCCGAGATCAAAAAAACCAAACACTGGTATCTTCCTTTACAACAGCACGAATCCTGGCTGAAAAGTTTTATTGAAGAAGGGACTTTGGATGGCGCTTACCACCACGATCCGGATGCCTGGAAAAATCACGTCATCGGACAATGTAAATCCTGGCTGGATGGCGGATTGCAATCCAGAGCAATGACTCGCGACTTGGATTGGGGCGTTGATGTTCCCCATGAAATTGCAGGGTCGGAAGGAAAAAAATTATACGTTTGGATGGATGCCCCGATTGGGTATATTTCATCCACCAAACAATGGGCAGCAGAAAATAATAAAGATTGGAAAGAGTATTGGCAGGATCCGGAAACTGAACTCATACACTTCATCGGTAAAGACAATATCGTTTTTCATTGCATCATATTTCCCGCGATCTTAAGATCACATGGTGGTTTTAATCTTCCGGCAAACGTTCCCGCCAACCAGTTTATGAACCTCGAAGGAGATAAAATATCCACATCGAGAAATTGGGCGGTTTGGGTTCACGAATTTTTGGATGAACTACCCGGATACGAAGATTCACTTCGGTATTATCTCGTGAAGAACATGCCGGAGCAAAAAGACAGCGAGTTTACCTGGAAAGGATTTCAGGATGCACACAATAATGAGCTCGTCAATAATTTATCGAACTTCATTCACAGAGTATTGAGTCTCACGCATAAATATTATGGCGGACAGGTACCGGACTTTGATCCCGATCAAAGTATCGAAGGCGTGGCAGGCGATGAGCTGGGTGGATTTCACGATGCCGAAATGATTTATCTTTTTGACAAGATCCAGGAACTCACGCAATTCATCCGCGAATACGACTTCCGATCTGCATTAAAAGAATTGATGGAGATTAGTACGGCCGGAAACCAATTATTACAGAATAACGAACCCTGGAAACTGCAAAAAACGGATCCGGATACAGTCCAGGTCGTTATGAATTTAAGTTTGCAATACGTCGTTGCCCTGAGCGTGATCTTACATCCCTTTATGCCCTTTGCTGCATCGCGTTTGCGCAAGATGATGAACCTACCCGAACTGCAAGAAGAAAATGAATTGAACATCCTGTTAGACAATCTTGCAGAAGGAGGATTCCTCATTGAAAGCGGTCACCAAATCAACGAAGCTCAATACTTGTTTAGCAAAATAGAAGACGAATCCATCCAAAAGCAAATCGATAAATTGCATCAATCGAAGATCACAAGCGAGCCACAAGCTACAGTTGAAATCAACACAAGCTATCAACCCTTGAAGCCTCATGTGAGTTATGATGATTTTACCAAAATGGATCTGCGCACCGCTAAAATTGTACATGCCGAAAAAGTAGCCAAAGCTGATAAACTCCTCAAACTCGAATTAGATCTCGGTTTTGAAAAACGAACAGTCGTAAGTGGCATCGCATTGCACTACAAACCGGAAGAGATCATTGGACGACAGGTACTTCTCCTGGCCAACCTGGCACCAAGACCGCTCAAAGGCATCGAATCCAACGGCATGATCCTCATGGCTGAAAACAGCGAAGGAAAACTAACATTTGTTAGTGCAGATGCATTTGCGGCTACGGGTTCGATTGTGAAGTGA
- a CDS encoding VOC family protein encodes MKNPAGSFGWADLCVENADQIRDFYSDVIGYNFSEVDMGGYSDFCMNSPDDGQTKTGICFARGSNSELPPVWLIYFYVHNLDESLEKLVAGNGKIISGPKSMGAAKYAIIQDPAGAYCALYQE; translated from the coding sequence ATGAAAAATCCAGCAGGCTCTTTTGGATGGGCTGATCTTTGCGTGGAAAATGCAGATCAGATCCGCGATTTTTATTCCGACGTCATTGGTTACAATTTTAGCGAAGTGGACATGGGTGGATACTCCGATTTTTGTATGAACTCTCCGGACGATGGACAAACGAAAACGGGAATTTGTTTTGCGCGAGGTTCTAATAGTGAGCTTCCGCCCGTTTGGCTCATTTATTTTTACGTTCACAATCTCGATGAAAGTTTGGAAAAATTAGTTGCCGGGAACGGAAAAATTATTTCCGGCCCCAAGAGTATGGGTGCTGCTAAATATGCGATAATCCAGGATCCGGCCGGAGCGTATTGTGCTTTGTATCAGGAGTAG
- the guaB gene encoding IMP dehydrogenase encodes MEPHFFSTQFPAQEALTFDDVLLVPAYSEVLPRETDISSQLTSDIRINVPIVSAAMDTVTEKDLAISMAREGGLGFIHKNMSIEQQAEQVRSVKRSESGMIIDPVTLSVDAKVKDAMGLMAKHRIGGIPVVDIDYKLVGILTNRDLRFEAHPQKPISEIMTRENLITAPAGTTLEKAKTILQKYKIEKLPVVKKDGTLIGLITYKDIMKIHNYPNSCKDALGRLVVGAAVGISADTMDRIEALVQVDVDVICIDTAHGHSKGVIDMIKKVRKKFKNLQIIGGNIATGEAALALAAAGVNAVKVGVGPGSICTTRVVAGVGVPQLTAIALAAKALSKKGIPIIGDGGIRYTGDIPKALAAGASTIMAGSLFAGTEEAPGETIIFEGRKFKVYRGMGSLGSMQLGSKDRYFQDVEDDIKKLVPEGIEGRVPYKGLVSEVMVQYIGGLRASMGYVGARNIKEMHKAKLVRISNSGLNESHPHNITITKESPNYTRR; translated from the coding sequence TTTCCACACAATTTCCAGCTCAGGAAGCCCTTACTTTCGATGATGTTTTACTAGTCCCTGCTTATTCTGAGGTATTGCCCAGGGAGACTGATATCTCTAGCCAATTAACCAGTGATATTCGGATCAATGTCCCCATTGTTTCCGCTGCTATGGACACGGTAACCGAAAAAGACCTTGCCATTTCGATGGCCAGAGAAGGCGGGCTAGGATTCATTCATAAAAATATGAGTATTGAGCAACAGGCAGAACAGGTGCGCAGTGTTAAAAGATCTGAAAGTGGCATGATTATCGACCCTGTTACGCTGAGTGTCGATGCAAAGGTAAAGGACGCCATGGGGCTTATGGCCAAACATCGGATTGGTGGAATTCCGGTGGTAGATATTGATTACAAATTGGTGGGTATTTTGACGAACAGGGACTTACGTTTCGAGGCTCATCCGCAAAAACCTATTTCGGAAATCATGACCCGCGAAAATCTGATTACTGCTCCAGCGGGCACTACTTTAGAAAAAGCTAAAACTATACTCCAAAAATATAAAATCGAAAAACTACCCGTCGTCAAAAAGGACGGGACACTCATTGGCCTTATCACTTACAAGGATATCATGAAAATTCATAATTATCCGAATTCTTGTAAAGATGCCTTGGGCAGATTGGTTGTTGGTGCCGCTGTGGGTATTTCGGCCGATACCATGGACCGCATTGAAGCATTGGTACAGGTTGACGTAGATGTCATTTGTATAGATACAGCTCATGGCCATTCAAAAGGAGTGATAGATATGATCAAAAAAGTGCGCAAGAAATTTAAAAACCTGCAAATCATTGGTGGTAATATTGCTACTGGTGAGGCTGCTTTAGCTTTGGCTGCCGCAGGTGTCAATGCTGTAAAAGTAGGGGTAGGCCCCGGAAGTATTTGCACAACAAGGGTTGTTGCAGGTGTAGGTGTTCCACAACTTACGGCCATAGCATTGGCTGCAAAAGCGCTATCCAAAAAAGGTATTCCCATCATAGGCGATGGCGGAATAAGATATACTGGCGACATACCTAAAGCTCTCGCAGCAGGAGCCAGCACCATAATGGCCGGTTCACTTTTTGCCGGAACTGAAGAAGCTCCGGGCGAAACAATTATTTTCGAAGGAAGAAAATTTAAAGTTTATCGCGGTATGGGCTCACTGGGCTCCATGCAACTCGGAAGCAAAGACCGATATTTTCAGGATGTTGAAGATGATATTAAAAAACTAGTACCCGAAGGTATCGAAGGGCGCGTTCCTTATAAAGGACTTGTCTCCGAGGTAATGGTGCAGTACATTGGTGGATTGCGCGCTAGCATGGGTTATGTTGGTGCCCGTAACATTAAAGAAATGCACAAAGCAAAACTCGTCCGCATTTCCAACAGTGGCCTCAACGAATCACATCCTCATAATATTACGATCACCAAAGAATCTCCGAATTATACAAGGAGATAA